The following coding sequences are from one Methanosarcina sp. WWM596 window:
- a CDS encoding NADH:flavin oxidoreductase, whose product MIFDPITVCNLKLQNRFVRSATHEFMAEKDGTPTSRLGDLYEELAINEVGLIITGYSYVLPGGQSDNLQQGIYDDRFIEPYRKITERVHRYKSRIVLQIVHGGRQADTSDEYPVPIAPSVVKNGHSSVVPREMTEKEILEMIEAFTLAAVRAKAAGFDGVQLHCAHGFLLSNFISPYTNRRTDRWGGSVENRARIVTEIVRRIKEEVGNDFPILVKMNATDGFQPGSAKAELGLDSPECVEIAKILEKAGICAIEVSGGIGEAGGVTIKTAINSPAKEAYFKNYSKMIKSAVGIPVILVGGIRSLSVMEDLLANGFADLISMSRTFISEPDIVLKLKSGEAKKARCVSCNLCFDPKGIRCNFEFQ is encoded by the coding sequence ATGATTTTTGATCCGATCACAGTCTGTAACCTGAAACTCCAGAATCGCTTTGTGAGGTCCGCAACCCATGAATTTATGGCAGAAAAGGATGGAACGCCTACTTCCAGACTTGGAGATCTCTATGAAGAACTTGCAATAAATGAAGTAGGGCTGATCATAACTGGCTATTCTTATGTCCTCCCCGGAGGGCAGAGCGACAATCTGCAGCAGGGCATCTATGATGACCGCTTCATAGAGCCATACCGAAAGATAACCGAAAGGGTACACAGGTACAAAAGCAGAATTGTGCTCCAGATTGTACATGGAGGGCGGCAGGCAGACACTTCGGACGAATACCCGGTTCCGATTGCTCCGTCAGTGGTCAAAAACGGGCATTCGTCAGTAGTCCCCAGGGAGATGACCGAAAAGGAAATCCTGGAAATGATTGAGGCTTTTACCCTGGCGGCTGTGAGGGCAAAGGCGGCAGGCTTTGACGGAGTCCAGCTCCACTGCGCCCACGGTTTCCTCTTAAGCAACTTTATATCCCCTTACACGAACAGGAGGACTGATAGATGGGGAGGCTCCGTAGAAAACCGGGCAAGGATAGTCACGGAGATAGTAAGGCGCATAAAAGAAGAAGTAGGGAACGATTTTCCGATTCTTGTGAAAATGAATGCAACGGATGGTTTCCAACCTGGCTCAGCGAAGGCAGAGCTGGGACTCGATTCCCCTGAATGCGTGGAAATTGCAAAAATTCTTGAAAAGGCAGGTATATGTGCAATAGAGGTCAGCGGAGGGATAGGTGAGGCAGGTGGGGTAACCATAAAAACTGCAATTAATTCTCCTGCAAAAGAGGCATATTTCAAGAACTACTCAAAGATGATCAAAAGTGCAGTGGGTATCCCGGTAATCCTTGTAGGTGGCATCAGGTCTCTTTCTGTTATGGAGGATCTTCTTGCAAACGGGTTTGCAGACCTTATATCAATGAGCAGGACGTTCATCAGTGAACCTGACATTGTTTTAAAGCTTAAATCAGGAGAGGCTAAAAAGGCAAGGTGCGTATCCTGCAATCTCTGTTTTGATCCAAAAGGGATCAGGTGCAATTTCGAGTTTCAGTGA
- a CDS encoding cytochrome c biogenesis protein codes for MASNSRKTGVLAVATASVMLLAAYMIFFYLPPIKDEAGEVLSGSFRIFFFHMPIAIISYLAFVILFAASILYLRDKSLKWDIYARSAAEVGTLFAFLVLVTGSIWAKDAWGWYWIWDIRLTTSLVLFLVYLAYMMLRKALEEPEKRARLSAVFGILGFMSVPLSFFSIRLWRSAHPLMFGGNTGGSGGGLEGTALQLTLIVNFIAYFLLFLTLYSIKVQNERMGEELDARRYAESEI; via the coding sequence ATGGCATCAAATTCCAGAAAAACCGGAGTACTGGCAGTTGCAACTGCCAGTGTAATGCTTCTTGCGGCATATATGATCTTTTTCTACCTGCCTCCGATTAAGGACGAAGCAGGAGAGGTTCTGAGCGGGAGCTTCAGGATATTCTTCTTCCATATGCCAATAGCAATTATATCCTATCTGGCTTTTGTAATTTTATTTGCCGCAAGCATCCTCTACCTCCGGGATAAATCTCTCAAATGGGACATCTACGCCCGCTCGGCTGCTGAAGTGGGAACCCTTTTTGCGTTCCTGGTGCTTGTCACGGGTTCAATCTGGGCAAAGGATGCCTGGGGATGGTACTGGATCTGGGATATCAGGCTGACCACCTCCCTAGTCCTCTTCCTTGTTTACCTCGCCTACATGATGCTCAGAAAAGCCCTCGAAGAGCCTGAAAAAAGAGCCCGGCTTTCGGCGGTCTTCGGAATTTTAGGCTTCATGTCCGTGCCCCTGAGTTTCTTTTCAATCCGGCTCTGGCGCTCGGCTCATCCCCTTATGTTTGGAGGAAACACAGGCGGAAGCGGAGGAGGACTTGAAGGGACAGCACTTCAACTTACCCTCATTGTCAATTTCATAGCTTATTTCCTGCTCTTCCTGACCCTCTATTCCATAAAAGTACAGAATGAGCGGATGGGAGAGGAACTTGATGCACGTAGATATGCTGAATCAGAAATCTGA
- a CDS encoding heme exporter protein CcmB: MIRSFYIAAKDLKAEFRTKQMLNSMFIFSLLVLVVFSVSFGDFLGDTEKVEKLAPGVLWIAFTFAGMLGFSRTFVMETENGCLEALMLCPVDRGAIYTGKILSNLAIVFLMETVTLPFFIILFNYSLGIGTLFLLLLILFLGTFGFIAVGILLSALTLGTRTRELLLPVLLLPVLLPVLIPAVEATAGVLAGNSIENLIPEIRLLTVYDLVFFVISHLVFEYVVSD, encoded by the coding sequence ATGATCCGGAGCTTTTATATCGCTGCAAAAGACCTTAAAGCCGAGTTCCGGACAAAGCAGATGCTTAATTCAATGTTTATTTTCTCGCTTCTCGTGCTTGTGGTCTTCAGCGTTTCTTTCGGTGATTTTCTCGGGGATACTGAAAAGGTCGAAAAACTTGCTCCCGGCGTACTCTGGATTGCTTTCACCTTTGCCGGAATGCTCGGGTTTTCCAGGACCTTCGTAATGGAAACTGAAAATGGCTGTCTTGAAGCACTTATGCTCTGCCCTGTAGACAGGGGTGCTATTTATACCGGAAAAATCCTCTCCAACCTTGCGATTGTATTTCTTATGGAAACTGTAACTCTGCCCTTCTTTATCATACTTTTCAATTACAGCCTGGGAATTGGAACCCTGTTCCTGCTCCTGCTCATCCTCTTCCTCGGGACTTTCGGGTTTATTGCTGTCGGGATCCTGCTCTCTGCTCTTACCCTTGGCACCCGTACCAGAGAACTTCTCCTGCCTGTCCTTCTCCTGCCCGTACTCCTGCCTGTCCTGATTCCTGCAGTGGAAGCAACCGCCGGAGTTCTTGCCGGAAACAGCATCGAGAATCTGATTCCTGAAATTAGGCTGCTTACAGTTTACGACCTTGTGTTCTTTGTAATCTCACATCTTGTCTTTGAATATGTTGTTTCAGACTGA
- a CDS encoding ABC transporter ATP-binding protein, producing MENAVSIRELSKVYGKTPVLKALDLDLKKGEFAVVFGPNGAGKTTLLKLISTLIEPTGGSVFVAGFNITKEPEKVRKEIGMLSHDSYLYGDLTAKENLHFFGKMYGINGQELEKRILQLLNEVGLVTKADERVSTFSRGMKQRLSIARALLHRPSLLLLDEPYTGLDPGATLVFENLLKSPEFQRSTKLMVSHDLERSFALCDRVLILNKGKFVYDGFKENFSGLQEFREKCGFMLA from the coding sequence ATGGAAAACGCGGTCTCCATAAGGGAACTATCAAAAGTTTACGGGAAAACTCCTGTCCTGAAAGCCCTTGACCTTGACCTAAAAAAAGGCGAATTTGCGGTTGTTTTTGGCCCCAACGGAGCTGGAAAGACCACTCTATTGAAGTTGATCTCGACCCTGATCGAGCCTACCGGAGGCTCTGTTTTCGTGGCCGGGTTTAACATAACTAAAGAACCGGAAAAAGTCCGTAAAGAAATAGGGATGCTTTCCCACGATTCCTACCTCTATGGAGATCTTACTGCAAAAGAAAACCTGCATTTTTTTGGGAAAATGTATGGAATAAATGGTCAGGAACTTGAAAAGAGAATTTTACAGCTTTTAAATGAGGTAGGGCTTGTAACAAAAGCGGACGAAAGGGTCAGCACTTTTTCAAGAGGCATGAAACAGAGGCTTTCCATTGCAAGGGCTCTGCTTCACAGGCCTTCCCTTCTCCTTCTGGACGAACCCTATACAGGTCTTGACCCCGGAGCCACCCTGGTATTCGAAAATCTCCTCAAAAGCCCTGAATTCCAGAGGAGCACAAAATTAATGGTTTCCCACGACCTTGAACGGAGCTTTGCCCTCTGCGATAGGGTCCTTATCCTGAATAAGGGAAAGTTTGTATATGATGGATTTAAGGAAAATTTCTCAGGGCTTCAGGAATTCAGAGAAAAATGCGGCTTCATGCTCGCATGA
- the msrA gene encoding peptide-methionine (S)-S-oxide reductase MsrA, whose protein sequence is MEGNKKAEQRNATLEESTDVFENPGEGLEKATFAAGCFWGIEEAFRQVKGVIATAVGYSGGQFEKPTYEQVCTLNTGHAEAVRVIFNPGVVSYKNLLDVFWKVHDPTTKDRQGPDAGKQYRSVIFYHNEEQKATALASKEELEKSSTFKNPIVTEIVPVSDFYMAEDYHQQYFEKKGFLQNILRSFKK, encoded by the coding sequence GTGGAAGGTAATAAAAAAGCTGAACAGAGAAACGCAACGCTTGAAGAGAGTACAGATGTATTTGAAAATCCAGGAGAAGGCCTGGAAAAAGCAACCTTTGCTGCAGGCTGTTTCTGGGGAATTGAAGAGGCTTTCCGGCAGGTTAAAGGCGTGATTGCAACTGCGGTTGGCTACAGCGGAGGGCAGTTTGAAAAGCCTACTTACGAGCAGGTCTGCACCCTTAATACTGGGCATGCAGAGGCCGTAAGGGTCATTTTCAACCCAGGGGTTGTATCTTATAAGAACTTGCTGGATGTTTTCTGGAAGGTCCATGACCCGACCACAAAGGACAGACAGGGACCTGATGCAGGAAAACAGTACCGCTCCGTGATTTTTTACCACAACGAGGAGCAAAAAGCTACTGCTCTAGCCTCAAAGGAAGAACTCGAGAAGTCAAGCACTTTCAAAAATCCTATAGTAACCGAGATAGTGCCGGTATCTGATTTCTATATGGCAGAAGATTATCACCAGCAGTACTTTGAAAAGAAGGGGTTTTTGCAGAATATACTAAGGAGTTTTAAGAAATAA
- a CDS encoding YbhB/YbcL family Raf kinase inhibitor-like protein, translating into MNRKARAVVLMFLFAGVLLISGCIKNRQVEAPADEGSSDTSKEDENMDIQIIKVFSSAFESNSTIPRKYTCNGENINPPLEFANIPEEAESLVLIMDDPDTPMNPFTHWVVWNIEPVAKIEEDSIPGIEGINNFRKIGYGGPCPSSGTHRYFFRVYALNRQLELKAEAGRKELESEMIGHIIAEGELMGKYGKT; encoded by the coding sequence ATGAACAGAAAAGCCAGAGCAGTTGTTTTAATGTTCCTGTTTGCAGGGGTGCTCCTGATATCGGGATGTATAAAAAATAGGCAGGTTGAAGCACCTGCAGATGAAGGATCTTCTGATACCAGCAAAGAGGATGAGAATATGGACATCCAGATTATAAAGGTTTTTAGCAGTGCGTTTGAATCTAACAGTACTATCCCCAGAAAATATACATGTAATGGGGAAAACATAAATCCGCCTCTGGAATTCGCGAACATTCCTGAGGAAGCCGAAAGTCTGGTACTGATCATGGACGATCCTGATACTCCCATGAATCCATTTACTCACTGGGTCGTCTGGAATATTGAGCCGGTAGCAAAAATAGAGGAGGATAGTATCCCTGGAATAGAGGGAATAAATAACTTCAGGAAGATCGGCTATGGTGGTCCATGCCCTTCCTCGGGCACACACAGGTACTTCTTCAGGGTTTATGCGCTGAACAGGCAGCTTGAGCTCAAAGCAGAGGCCGGGAGAAAAGAGCTTGAAAGCGAAATGATAGGGCACATTATTGCCGAAGGGGAACTGATGGGAAAATACGGTAAAACCTGA
- a CDS encoding DUF362 domain-containing protein has product MAIVGLSRNEDTLESVRIAVELAGGLKIKERATVLIRPNANTADPAPGSTNPEVLRGVIREVKRYNPGKIIVAEKSMSSLNTEEVLKKLGLWQVAEAEGVDEILTFDHMKREHVEPRKAYSWPRGFDVPEFLSSIDYSIALPVIKTHWTATFTMGLKSQISITADRDRRQLPHGQGMDVLFGNMIAESNLVYKPDFYISDATKCFVTNGPNIGTLREPGIVLASPDVIANDTVGLALLKTLGTVTKIQGNSVWDQPQIKKAVELGLGTRSKEEVVVKGSGVEEINEIIANLT; this is encoded by the coding sequence ATGGCAATTGTTGGACTTTCTAGAAATGAGGATACTCTGGAATCCGTAAGAATAGCTGTGGAGCTTGCAGGCGGGCTCAAAATTAAGGAAAGGGCAACTGTGTTGATCCGACCGAACGCAAATACCGCAGACCCAGCTCCGGGTTCGACAAACCCTGAGGTACTGAGGGGCGTTATCAGAGAAGTAAAAAGATACAATCCAGGAAAAATAATCGTGGCTGAGAAGTCGATGAGTTCGCTGAACACGGAGGAGGTGCTCAAAAAATTGGGGCTCTGGCAAGTTGCTGAGGCTGAAGGAGTTGATGAAATCCTGACGTTTGACCACATGAAACGCGAACATGTGGAACCCAGGAAGGCTTACTCCTGGCCGCGAGGATTTGATGTGCCTGAGTTTCTGTCGTCTATAGATTACTCAATTGCCCTTCCGGTAATCAAGACTCACTGGACTGCAACGTTTACTATGGGCCTTAAGTCCCAGATCAGCATAACTGCAGACAGGGACAGGAGGCAACTCCCTCACGGACAGGGGATGGATGTGCTCTTCGGAAACATGATTGCCGAGTCCAATCTCGTTTATAAGCCTGATTTCTATATCTCGGATGCTACAAAGTGCTTTGTGACCAACGGCCCGAATATAGGAACTCTGAGAGAACCGGGAATTGTCCTTGCAAGCCCGGATGTGATCGCAAACGACACCGTCGGCCTTGCCCTTCTGAAAACCCTGGGCACGGTTACGAAAATTCAGGGGAATTCAGTCTGGGATCAACCCCAGATCAAAAAGGCTGTGGAATTGGGATTGGGGACGCGCAGCAAAGAAGAAGTCGTGGTAAAGGGCTCCGGGGTAGAGGAGATAAACGAAATTATTGCCAACCTTACCTGA
- a CDS encoding potassium channel family protein: protein MFPKEFRYSPRNLIDLLTEMKDTSELMVDLAYSAMVYDDEDIAEEVLNLEDKMDTLDYNMKMAAMLSTRRVDEAEELLGVLKVAASSENIANAAGDIAKIVLMNMGIPMELKVALREAEETIVRATVAAESVMTGRTLGDLELDIETGMWVIAIRRSEDWIYDPDKETRIRPGDVLISRGHDEGVPLLFQMATTKKFVPKEIEHDTALKDLEHAVDIIVDMKNMSELSVGLAYSAILFDNEDIAYEVSALESEMDSMKYELQHWVLETAKHVEDVNVLRGILHLASASEAISDAAYGIADTVLRDIELHPIITLAVRNSEEVITRLQVEKCSPIVGKTFSELRLETETGLHVMAIKRAERWVYAPKGNTVVQAGDMLIARGSRIGEGALIEMCECKLRQ from the coding sequence ATGATGAGGACATCGCAGAAGAGGTGCTTAACCTTGAAGATAAAATGGATACCCTCGACTATAATATGAAGATGGCTGCAATGTTAAGCACACGCAGGGTTGACGAAGCTGAAGAACTCCTGGGAGTTTTGAAGGTTGCTGCGTCCTCGGAAAATATAGCAAACGCTGCAGGCGACATTGCCAAAATCGTTCTCATGAATATGGGCATTCCTATGGAGCTGAAGGTAGCCCTCAGGGAAGCAGAAGAAACCATTGTCAGGGCAACCGTTGCTGCAGAATCTGTAATGACCGGACGCACTCTTGGTGACCTTGAACTTGATATCGAAACCGGGATGTGGGTAATTGCAATCCGCAGAAGTGAAGACTGGATTTATGACCCTGATAAGGAAACCCGGATCCGTCCGGGAGATGTGCTGATCTCCAGAGGGCACGATGAAGGGGTTCCTCTTTTATTTCAAATGGCGACGACAAAGAAGTTTGTTCCGAAAGAAATCGAACACGATACAGCCTTAAAGGACCTTGAACACGCAGTGGACATAATCGTGGACATGAAAAACATGTCTGAACTCTCAGTAGGGCTTGCTTACTCTGCGATCCTCTTCGATAACGAAGATATTGCATATGAGGTCAGTGCCCTTGAGTCAGAAATGGATTCCATGAAGTACGAACTTCAGCACTGGGTACTTGAAACTGCAAAACACGTTGAAGATGTAAACGTGCTCAGGGGAATCCTGCACCTTGCCAGTGCCTCGGAAGCGATTTCAGATGCCGCCTACGGAATTGCAGATACCGTCCTGAGGGATATTGAGCTCCACCCGATCATTACCCTTGCAGTCCGGAACTCCGAAGAAGTAATCACCCGGCTGCAGGTCGAAAAATGTTCTCCAATAGTTGGCAAGACCTTCTCGGAACTGAGACTCGAAACAGAAACCGGGCTGCATGTAATGGCAATCAAGAGGGCTGAACGCTGGGTCTATGCTCCTAAAGGCAATACTGTTGTCCAGGCAGGAGACATGCTTATTGCCCGCGGTTCCAGGATTGGAGAAGGGGCACTCATAGAGATGTGCGAGTGCAAGTTACGACAATAA